The nucleotide sequence CTCCATATGCAGATAAACTTTGTCCGAAGTTTTCAATTTTATTCAAATCTGAAGTAAGGGGTTGAAAGCTTCCATCATTATTATATGAATCAACCGATTTTCCTACTTCACTTGAGAAAGGAATAAGAGCGAATTTATCTCCATTATGGTTATTTACTTTAAAGTAATCAACTGCTTCCTTCAAAGCTTCTTTCGCTGAATCAATTTTCTTCTCTCCTCTTACCTTCTCATCCATTGACCCAGACACGTCAAATACAAATACGACATCAATCGGCTGTCGCACTCCTTGGTCTGTTTCTCCTTTTGGGATTAACTCAACATTTAAGTTCCCTAATGCTGGCCCTGAAGAAGGCTTCAAAATAGCAGATTGAGAGGGAGATACTGACACTTCTAAAGAAGGCTCTGCTGCAGAGGCGAATGCGATATAGCCTAAGGCTGACAGAAAACCAATTAACACAATGATGACAGACAAACGTTTTAGATTAAATTTCCGAGTCATTCTTTCATCCCCCTCTCAATAAATTTACATAAGTTAATTATTTGACCAATATTTTCAATCTATTTTATTACTATTATACCAGAAAATAAACGATTTTCACTCTACATACATAGGTGATTTCAAATTAAATTAATTCAGCACGCACCCCAGCCACAAAATACAACGACCCAGCAAAGAGAATCACATCTCCCTCACCAGCATATCCCTTCACTGTTTCATATGCTTCCTGCCAGCTTTCATACACGGCTTTTTTTTCAGCTTTGGAGATTTCGTATAAGTCTTCTGCTTTGGCTGCGCGAGGGAAGTCGAAATCGACAAATGAAAGGCTTTCTGCAAAGTCGTCCAGCACGTTTAGCATTTCATCTAACTTTTTATCGTGAAGAGCTGCAAAAATAACGTGTACGTTTTTACCAGGGTAGTAGCGTTCCACTGTTTGCTGTAGTGTCTGCATGCCTTCTGGGTTGTGGGCACCGTCGATTATGACGGTTGGGTTCTGTTGGACAACCTCAAATCGGGCAGGCCAGCTTGCTTTCTTTAGGCCTTCGCGCATTTCCTCTTCGTCTACAATTAAGGAATAAAAGCGTTTCAAGTAATCAACAGTCATTAGCGCAAGGGACGCATTTTTCACTTGGTGCAAGCCTTTCATGGTGATTTCCAGGTTGTCTACGTTCATAAATGGTGACTGGAAGCTGAATGTTTCACCTGTTTCTGTGCGTTGCTCGTTCAGCGTCATAAATTCCTTGTTGGCACGATAGATCTTTGTGCGTTTGCCTTTCATTTCGTCTTCGATAACTTCTAGGGCTTCAGGCTGTGTGACGCCTGTGATGACTGGAACACCTGATTTGATGATGCCGGCTTTTTCACGGGCAATTTCTTCGATTGTGTCGCCTAATATATTTAAGTGGTCATGACCGATATTTGTAATAATCGAGACGAGTGGATGAATGATATTGGTTGAATCTAGACGGCCGCCAAGCCCTGTTTCAAATAGAACAAGGTCTGGATAAGCCGTGCGGGCAAAATATTGAATTGCCATTACGGTAACGACTTCAAATTCAGTCGGTGCGCCTAATTCCGCATTGTTATCGAGCTGTTCGACGAGCGGCTTCACATCATTGACCGCTTTAAGCAGGTCATCATCACTAATCGGCTCGCCATTCACACTAATCCGCTCATGAAATGACTCGATGTACGGAGAAGTGAATGTCCCCACAACAAGGTTAGACTGCTGGAACATATGACGAAGAAAGCTGACGACAGACCCTTTGCCGTTCGTTCCTGCGATATGAATCGTTTTCAAACGGCGCTCTGGGTTGCCAAGCTCCTCTAGCATCCATTCCATCCGCTCTAAGCCCGGCTTCATACCGAATTTCTCTCTGCTATGAATCCAATTCATTGCTTCTTCGATTGTTGTAATCATCATAATTCCCCCTGCATCAATCGTTTTTTTATCCACTAAAATTGTACTATATTCCGCTTTTTTTCGCTAAAAAGAAGAGCGAACCCCATTAATCAGGATTCGCTCTTCTAGTTGTCTAGCTGCGGACGTTATCGACTTGCCTAGTTACCCTTTCAACTCTCCAATACGTGCTTGGACTTTTTCACGTTTTTCAACGTAGTCTTTTTCTTTTGCACGCTCTTCTTCAACAACGTGTGCAGGTGCTTTGCCAACGAATTTTTCGTTGTTTAGCTTTTTCTGTACGCGGTCAACTTCTTTGTTGAGCTTGTCCAGCTCTTTTTCAAGGCGAGCAATTTCTTCTTCGATGTTGATTAAGCCTTCGATCGGCAGGTACAGATCAGCACCTGTGACAACAGCTGTCATTGCTTTTTCTGGAGCTTCTAGGTTTGTTTCAAGCTTCAGTTCGCTTGTGTTACAGAAGCGCTCTAAGTAGTTTCTGTTTTTCGCAAGCTTAGCTTGTGTTGCTTCATCCTTTGGCTGAATGTAGAGCTTGATTTGCTTGCTCATTGGTGTGTTCACCTCAGCACGGATATTACGAACGGAACGGATGATATCAACGAGCAGGCGCATTTCTGCTGATGCTTCCTCGTCTGTATGATCAGCTTGTACTTGCGGCCAATCTGCGACTGTAATTGACTCGCCTTTTGTCGGAAGGTGCTGCCAAATTTCCTCGGTAATAAACGGCATGAATGGATGCAAAAGACGCATCGTGTTATCAAGCACATATGCAAGCACTGAACGTGTCGTTTTCTTAGCAGCTTCGTCTTCACCATACAGCGGAAGCTTCGCCATTTCGATATACCAGTCACACACATCATCCCAGATGAAGTTGTAAAGCAGACGGCCTGCTTCACCGAATTCGTACTTTTCAACCATGGTTGTAACGCCTTCGATTGTTTCGTTCAAACGTGTCAGTACCCACTTATCAGCAACTGATTTTTCACCTGATAGGTCAAGCTCATCATGCGTGATACCGCCCATGTTCATCATTGCAAAGCGAGATGCGTTCCAAATTTTATTCGCAAAGTTCCAAGTCGACTCAACCTTTTCCCACATAAAGCGTAAGTCCTGACCTGGCGTACTGCCTGTCGCAAGCAGATAACGAAGGGAATCTGCCCCGTACTTGTCGATAACATCCATCGGGTCAACCCCGTTGCCTAGTGACTTACTCATCTTACGGCCTTCCGCATCACGAACAAGACCGTGGATTAACACGTCTTTGAATGGACGCTCACCTGTGAATTCAAGCCCTTGGAAAATCATCCGTGATACCCAGAAGAAGATGATGTCATAGCCTGTTACAAGTGCTGACGTTGGATAGTAGCGCTTGAAGTCAATGGAATCCTCTTCAGGCCAGCCCATTGTCGAGAACGGCCATAGCGCACTTGAGAACCACGTATCAAGTACATCCGAATCCTGCTCCCAGTTTTCAATATCAGCAGGGGCTTCATGCCCGACATACACTTCACCTGTTTCCTTGTGATACCAAGCTGGAATACGGTGACCCCACCATAGCTGACGAGAGATACACCAGTCGCGGATATTTTCCATCCAGTGTAAGTATGTTTTTTCGAAACGGTCAGGTACGAAGTTGACCTTCTCTTCTTTCTTTTGAAGCTCAATTGCTTGGTCAGCAAGCGGCTGCATTTTTACAAACCATTGCGTTGAAAGGTATGGCTCGACAACCGCTCCGCTGCGCTCAGAGTGACCAACTGAGTGCATATGGTCTTCGATTTCGAACAGAATGCCTTCTTCTTGAAGGTCCTTTACAAGCTGCTTACGGCACTCAAAACGGTCCATGCCTTCATACTTGCCAGCTTTGTCATTCATTGTGCCATCTTCATTCATAACAAGAATGCGCTCAAGGTTGTGGCGGTTCCCGATTTCAAAGTCATTCGGATCATGTGCAGGCGTAATTTTCACCGCACCTGAACCGAATTCCATGTCTACATAATCGTCCGCAACAATCGGGATTTCGCGGCCTGTAATCGGAAGCTTAACCGTTTTGCCGATTAGGTCCTTATAGCGCTCATCTTCAGGGTGAACGGCAACGGCTGTATCACCAAGCATCGTTTCTGGACGAGTTGTTGCGATTTCGATATGACCAGAACCGTCCGCAAGCGGGTAGCGCATATGATAGAAATGACCTTGAACATCCTTATAAATAACCTCGATGTCAGAAAGCGCTGTTTTCGTCGCTGGGTCCCAGTTGATAATATACTCACCGCGGTAGATTAAGCCTTTTTCATACAGCTTAACGAAAACTTCACGGA is from Bacillus tianshenii and encodes:
- a CDS encoding folylpolyglutamate synthase/dihydrofolate synthase family protein, encoding MITTIEEAMNWIHSREKFGMKPGLERMEWMLEELGNPERRLKTIHIAGTNGKGSVVSFLRHMFQQSNLVVGTFTSPYIESFHERISVNGEPISDDDLLKAVNDVKPLVEQLDNNAELGAPTEFEVVTVMAIQYFARTAYPDLVLFETGLGGRLDSTNIIHPLVSIITNIGHDHLNILGDTIEEIAREKAGIIKSGVPVITGVTQPEALEVIEDEMKGKRTKIYRANKEFMTLNEQRTETGETFSFQSPFMNVDNLEITMKGLHQVKNASLALMTVDYLKRFYSLIVDEEEMREGLKKASWPARFEVVQQNPTVIIDGAHNPEGMQTLQQTVERYYPGKNVHVIFAALHDKKLDEMLNVLDDFAESLSFVDFDFPRAAKAEDLYEISKAEKKAVYESWQEAYETVKGYAGEGDVILFAGSLYFVAGVRAELI
- a CDS encoding valine--tRNA ligase is translated as MSNQEVNLPTKYDPQGVESKWYEYWVNGKFFEAKNDETKQPYTIVIPPPNVTGKLHLGHAWDTTLQDMLTRIKRMQGYDVLWLPGMDHAGIATQAKVEAKLREEGKSRYDLGREKFLEQVWAWKEEYADFIRNQWSKLGLGLDYSRERFTMDEGLSKAVREVFVKLYEKGLIYRGEYIINWDPATKTALSDIEVIYKDVQGHFYHMRYPLADGSGHIEIATTRPETMLGDTAVAVHPEDERYKDLIGKTVKLPITGREIPIVADDYVDMEFGSGAVKITPAHDPNDFEIGNRHNLERILVMNEDGTMNDKAGKYEGMDRFECRKQLVKDLQEEGILFEIEDHMHSVGHSERSGAVVEPYLSTQWFVKMQPLADQAIELQKKEEKVNFVPDRFEKTYLHWMENIRDWCISRQLWWGHRIPAWYHKETGEVYVGHEAPADIENWEQDSDVLDTWFSSALWPFSTMGWPEEDSIDFKRYYPTSALVTGYDIIFFWVSRMIFQGLEFTGERPFKDVLIHGLVRDAEGRKMSKSLGNGVDPMDVIDKYGADSLRYLLATGSTPGQDLRFMWEKVESTWNFANKIWNASRFAMMNMGGITHDELDLSGEKSVADKWVLTRLNETIEGVTTMVEKYEFGEAGRLLYNFIWDDVCDWYIEMAKLPLYGEDEAAKKTTRSVLAYVLDNTMRLLHPFMPFITEEIWQHLPTKGESITVADWPQVQADHTDEEASAEMRLLVDIIRSVRNIRAEVNTPMSKQIKLYIQPKDEATQAKLAKNRNYLERFCNTSELKLETNLEAPEKAMTAVVTGADLYLPIEGLINIEEEIARLEKELDKLNKEVDRVQKKLNNEKFVGKAPAHVVEEERAKEKDYVEKREKVQARIGELKG